cagattcgtcaaatcatactagagaacttgatcaatagagtcactacacaatctcaaagtgagtaataaattactttcaaatgattgaataagttctttaGAATCATTTGGAATCATCGATTCATgtactttttaaatcactttaaagcatttcaaagtagatttaaatcacttttaaattacttttaaatgattgtacaataatttacaattcttcaagtgggcaaaattgtgatttataaattacttgaaaatcatttgaaatcacattcaaatgattgaataagttctttagaatcatttgaatttattgaattatgtactttttaaatcactttaaagcatttcaaagtagatttaaatcacttttaaattacttttaaatgattgtacaatgattacaatgctttaagtgggcaaaattgtgatttctTAACTACTTTAATTactttagaaatgattgaataagttcttcagAATCATTCAAAATCATGACTGTACTTTTCAAATCtcttcaaagcatttcaaagtagaatACACATACTTCCAAATCATGTTTGAATTACTTTACAATGATCAAAAGTTCTGTGAATGGGCAAAATTTGGATTTTTCAACTACTTGAAACTAATTTTGTATCACTTATATTATTGTAAACGTTCTTCAAAACGTTTGAAAGAATCTTTCAAAGTGTAGGCTACTCTAAAATCACTCTAAATAGCATTTCATGGTATAAGAAAATCACATTCGAATTCATTTCTAATGaattacaatgctttaagtgggcaaaatttCATGTGTAAACCAGTTGGAAACCATTTGAAAAGCACTGTCAATTGATGGAATAAGTCCTTTAGAGTCAGTACCGTATTGTTCATTCCATATATCAGTACCGGTACCATATTATTTGGAAGTCGTTTCCAGGCATAATAAAATAACTACCATATCAGTGTGATCAAGATCAATCTGCATAACTGCAGGATAAACTAATTTCATGATCACCCAAGTCATCGAAAGCTATGATAATCCACTTTAAATATGTgatggaaaatatatattcaattttatgtgacaaaaattataatctaCTCTCTAGAATAAAAACGATATTCAGCTGgatgtgaaaaattacatgacttcaaaattaattaataaatcctTTACTTGAACGCATTCACATCTTATACAGTATATTACTGGATTGGGAttaaattttcttaatatatatattaagatCAGGCTCAAAAAGTGTTTAGACACTGTGCTTGAACTTCATGGCTGAAGCTCCAAAATCCTCTACTGTCTTGTCTTCATCGACTTCAGCATACAGCGAAATGTTTCTTATTTTCTCCATGTCTATGAACAGAAATCAaatcaacttaattttaatttcatcTTTACTGTATAACTTCAGGTACAAaaattagtgaaaaaatgaaagcATTTCCATGTAGGCCTACAGCAGATCAAGTTcaacagataaaattggaaGCTTGAGAAACTTAGTTAGtctagttacatacacatcgatttttggtcgtacgatattttaccgtcactatgaattctatcagattaaacggaacttggcaaacatcatatgtttgaaatcatctgttcaatctaatagaatttataaggacggtaaaatatcgtacgaccaaaaatcgatgtgtatgtaactagcctTACAGAATGtgcattatcaatcaattaataataattattatgaagaatgtcatctaaatttggaaataatatGTTTACTTCACTTATCTGTTAGAAATACAAAGTTATTGTCATAAGAGCTTGtcgtattgaattatttcagttgctctcctaaaaatgtattttttcaccTCTAGATAAATACCACTAGGATATTTTAATGACGACTCTGtatttcaaatcaatagaaaaaaagaatagaatatcaAATCATTAGAAATATCCGATTCGTCAATTTGAATGGGCATTTTTCATGTAAAAATTGGCAtttgttctataaaattatGACCATATAATAGTTCATTGACTAAGTCAATTCTTGAGAAATTATGATTTTAGTATAGCCTACTGTTAATTGTTATAGCCTTATGTGTCGATTGAAGTATATCAATAACTATGCAAGATATgaactttcattttatttattacacaAAATTGTTCTTCATTGCCCTTGTGACGTACCAATGATCGTATAGccctcaaaatacaaaataaatttgttcataggctaatacaagaacggaatagcttctatcaccgtagaaacatataatcttatctgaggtcgATAGACGATCGCTATCTAACTTACCAggcaagaaaaaaaaataaatctgtaattgaatgccttccaaaaaattagtcagtggaaaaaaccatatatgtttatatgcctATGGATTAGAACAGTAAtgttatatttgaaggttagtttcaaaatgtaaacataacCCCGAAACAAACCAAGGCCAGCTCATTAACcagtagcaaattgagaaggcagttcaactaaacatcgatcaaagaaataatatattattaaatttttcattttatactttcgtttctaggccaaataagcccgaatatttatttatttaaactacaaagaaaaatatacttgttgaaaatatatgaacaaactagcttagccatatataacgtttgagggtcgatatactagcgtataaaaaacaataaacaaaaaaaaataggaagaaatatttatttattatgttattcgttattgttataaacatatatatcttTGTCCACTGTATCTTATACTAGCATGTCTATGTTTTATAATCATTAGCTGTTCATTGAAACCAATTTAAAAGTatatcatcatagacgaattctattatttatgtattattataattataaaaaactatataataatttggaacaacttcaaaccaggaatttcaccatatttaaagctttaaagttggacacagtgacaccacccattcggcgtattggttacgtcacaggatcggaccaatcccgaattaatatgtaaatttggcaagataaaatttggagaagaaattgaagtgaaaattggaagaggaagactcgaggccattttgcaaggatcatcggtaggatgcagacctagtccacgtacctaattgtttaaaagctttaatttctgtttcatgtaacttaatcttcgttttctgttttttaaaaagttgttccaaagttcctataataattgtgatatcaagattttaaatttcatttaaataaacccctaaattatatcagtgaagtctgttcaacatttttcgccacgtggaaggacccagccggaacgatatattctacggccgaatatatttcgaaaaaccaaaaaacggaaacaaaagtctacgtaagttgtcgaatataaaaggggatccccataaatctgcgaaaattgtacagcgcataaattcgttcagttagaaaagtcatgactatagttttaagggtacaaaaacttatcataattaatttttataatattaaatacatttaactatccacgctgtacttagctaaaaggtctattttccttaggcgaaaccacaccctgagaataatttcaattgttaatttattctattttctgaatcactatttcatattaacttgttttttcttgttgaactaattcagtttatgaccctttccaagggctattatccatttcattttgtttaattgaagaataccgaactttctatataatatttataaattaaagattcaaatctactatcaaccaatatttattttgtatctatcgaaaattattattcacataatttgttcattaatttattccatatttgctgtaacagtttatctatcagaatatatccatattaccgttttgttaaactggatttacttcattttacctccaaattcgttctttctcgactgacacacattgatcattcaggacacgtcctgttttgcaatagtcagacagtagcgagtatagtatctatcattagactattatctattctggtggtaagtggtggtcgtttttcttatcaagtaataaattctgtcattgggagtatcccacagaatcaaatagtaaatcgactcccaccggcctgctacaccgaggtgaagtgaatcccgcatcatcagccgatcaacgttgaaaagagaggtaatagatcgtatagacaacgttagaattaaactcggtgctcgaaatatttactattttggtccagcacttcgctacataacctatagtatttatcagagacctggttcgcatggatttgccattctacctgttgtttcatacggtctaatatctttccaaattacggcacaagtattggattctggatatattgGTCATCACTTGGAGAAAAGGTTCACTCCAAAGTTACTATCTCTGTTGGATCATAGTGACAACAGGATTTATTTTCAGCAGATTCAAGTtgcactgtattttattattaaagtgaatttaattccacctcactatattatagccacctaccatattaagttagagtctcagatcccttacttcggctacctttgtagaccgtcAAACCCTCTGCTGtgcaaattaactttttcaatctgtCCCATCCATATATTAGTCATTCTGCTTCAATACATCGACTTAAGTGATATCGACAATTCGATTAAACAAACATCAACCGATCTAACCTACAAATATCTATCattgaatcataacctcaaatattacaaCCGTTTAATTATCTTATTTAATCAGACTATTCTAATCATAAATCACTTATTCATTTTGCGTCCTCTTCTTTCTACGGAACAAAACAGTGGGGCATTAAACGTTGAGGAATATTGCCCATGGTTTATGATTGTAGTTTTGGTTTAATTGGTAAgagtttataattatcaattttagtgcATGTTCATGCCCCTCCCAGGAGCAGAACTTGACACATGACGCTTCAACGTGAGGCCGATATTTGACACATGGCGCCCAACTGTGTTAGCCTCTGATGAGACCCCTAGGCATGTACAGCTACACCATTagattacataattatttcactAGTACCCAgaaattttttcaaactttgGATCAATCCCAACTTGTCAAACTTAGCCTGAATATTCATCATAACAATCCTAATCAAACCAGAGGGACACAGAACCCCAATTATTAATAAGCCGTGCCCTGTATGATCAATGCGGGTAAAAGATTTGTCAACTAGTGATGAATTTTTAGGGGAGAGAAAGAACGAACTTGAGATTGAACAGATCAATTTTGTATGTGGACTGAACCACacgaaaattataaaacaagaaggtTTCGTATCCTACCTCACAAGAAATTGCTATATGTTAGTACTATATGtcctatttttattgttaatttttaatgtttatatgtttacctcGAACAATTGAAGGTCAACGTGCACTGAATTATCCTCTAGTCATCTCGCGGCACTAATCACTGTGATAAATATTTGTTGTTCACTTATCTCATCACTTATCTAATTTTAAGCAAATTAGCATCGATTCGCTTGTCTGCTCACACACTACCGAACTGTCACTCGAACTTCCACGCTGTCAGCCAAGAATCTGCCACTTCACCATGGAAGACTCCAACCCCAATTCGGATGTCTCGTACCCAGTAGCACTACCCTCAGGACCCAGCGCGCAGGCGGATGCGGCAATAGTTGACGACGCTCCATCCAGCACTCCCACTCCAGTGGACGACGAGGCAGAGACCCCAAGGAGTCGCGAGCCCGGCAGCATATCCTCCATGGGTTTCAACACCAATAACCTGGGCCAGCATTCGTCCACCCAGCTCGAGCTCCAGGATGTACCAACCGCTTCACCTCCATATGCCGCTCCTTCGATACCtgcaaataaagaaaaaacattatttgaGGATACTCGCGGACCTCTATCAATAGCACTGGCAAACAGCACCCTTGCTACAAACGAACAGTTGATATTTGAGATCGACGAACGATGGAAGAAGGACCAAAAAATACGCCAGGAAGAGAGAGACCAGGACCGAGCAGAACAGAGGGAGAAAGAGCGCAAGCAACAGGAAGAAAGAGACAAGGACCGAGCAGAACAGAGGGAGAAAGAGCGCAAGCAACAGGAAGAGAGAGACAAggacagagaagaaagaaacaGGGATCGAGAAGAACAGAGGGAGAAAGAGCGCAAGCAACAGGAAGAGAGAGACAAGGACCGAGCAGAACAGAGGGAGAAAGAGCGCAAGCAACAGGAAGAGAGAGACAAGGATAGAGAAGAGCGGAGAGAGGAGTACAGACAATTCTTTGCTTACATGGATAGCAAAACTACGGCCATCCTAGGACAGGTCGACCAGAGGATTGCTGAACAAGCCCAGGAAATTAAAGATAAAATCACCGATGATCTCAACATCCGAATGGATGAGATGTCCCTAAATATGGAGAGCAAACTTACCGAATTGAACACAAGCTTGCGGGTCGACATAACCAACGAAACCCAAAAGCTAGAAAAGCGGATGACGGAGAAAATAGTTGACCAAATAAAGGTGACCGAGGAACAGACCCGAGCACATTtgcaaattgaattaaaaaatcatCACACTAAGTGCGAAAGTGGACGCCAGCACTTAGAACAAGAGCTTAAAACTGCTATTCGAGCCGTGAGCACCTCCGTGGATCTGGTTAGTcttaaaattgaacaaaatgcAGAGAACCAGTTAACCCTAGAGAGCCGAATAGACCACCTATCGGATCAACAGAAAAATCTAAGCGACAAGGTCAATTCCATGCAAGATGGCATTCAAGAGCAAAAAACCCAGTTCGAAAGGAGAATGGCCGCCACAGATTCTAAAATCATGCATCTGGAATCCCGAATGACTTTGGCCCCGAACCTGAATGGTAGTTGCACACCTGCCGACAATTCTAGCATGTTATCCCTCGTCAACAAtctagaaaaatttaataatacgcCACAGTCCATACAGCCGAAACCTTTCATAAACCAGCTTAAATCCATACACCAACTAGTACCTACCCCCTGGCCAATATGGCGTCTCAAACTAACCGCTCTTCTGTCGGGTGAACCACTATTGTTTTTCCACAACTGTGCCCAGGAGATAAAGACGTTCGAAGAATTCGAAAAAGTTTTCCTAGAGAAGTATTGGAGTGCAGGGAGACAACAAGGTTTGTTGGCAGAAATTGTCTCTAGCCAGTACGACACACGTGTGGATAATTCCTACACCACCTTCATCACCCGGCTCCGGTATTTGAATACGCAGCTTGATAATTCAGTACCCGAACCCGTGCTGGTAAGATTAATCATAGATAAAATGCCGAGATACATACGACTCGCATTGGCCACCCACCAAGTTACCAGCTTCAAAGAGCTGGAAAATTATCTACATTGTCTACAGACCGTGGATGACAAGCCCCAAGGTCGAAATAGACAGAGCGACTTCCGCCAGAATGACCACGCTCCCAATCAACATCCGCTTGCCACCGTCTCACCGAACTACGCACCCCATCGCAAACCCGACAACAGAGAAGAGTACCAAGTCACTTCATCTAGCCACGGACATCGTAATCCAAATCGCCCACCACAAACATATAACAACAACCAAAGAAACTTCAACTCCACTTATAATAACCCATCCCATTACGACGGACGAGACCAAATTCAACGGCGCTCAAATAACAACAACCCAAACCAACAACATCGAAGGGAGAACATAATAAACACCGACCGGACACAGCAGAAACCGCAGTATAAAGAAGCTTCTGGAGGCCAAGTTAGCAAACCCGGACCTAGCAACCAGAGTAATTCACCGAACTCCTGACTAGGCGACCGTGCCTGTCTTCAAGCACTGTTAACACATGTGAATTCCAGACCGGCCAATATGTTAGCAGCGCGAAACCAGGACAGGCGACGACTATGTTATCAGCATCGTCACCCGAAGCACGTGAGGTATAAACCCCGTCAATTGGCTAACAACGACCAATCCCTTCAAACCTATCTACCCCTCGAGATTGCCAGTACCAGATTAGAAGAAGAAGTTAACTGCTGTATAAATTTCCGAGACGACATTCCAGAAGCGCTGATAGAAGAAACTGATAACCTACCGCAGAAAATAAATGCCTGTTATCAAACCTACATTACAATCCAGCTAGCATCATTAAACCTCCGCGCATTGATCGACACTGGTTCTCAATGTAGCTTGATACAGAACGACTTATATAATCAAGTAAAAAGTACAACTGAAATCGCTACGCTACCTCTCTCGTCAACTTACCTATCAGGTATCAATCCAGGACGTCGCCTTAGAGTAACGACCCCAGGCCTCCTTGAAATCCAGGACGAGCAGCAACAGTTACCGCACACAATCCCAGATCCACCTGCAAGCAGAACACCCCCAAGTATTGAGAATGATAGTTCACATTACCACAAAACAAAAGCAACAAACTTCAAATACACACAGCTACTCTCAGAAAATAAGTGCAAGCCTACAAAGTCAGCAATACCAACATCCAAACACCAACCAAGGAGATTAACGTTTGGAAAAAGGCAGAGACACACCAGGCCTAAACAGCGACCAGCCGCCGAGAAGGAGTTTAGGATGTGGGACCAGCCGTACGACTTCGGAGGAATAGGAGTAGGAACCAGCATCGGAAGGCCAGGAGGCGGAAGAAGAGAGGGAAGAAACGCACGCGCCGACGCCCCCATGCCCGTTTCAAACCGCACCGCCAGAAGGACGCATGGACACCGGATGAGAACCACCGTGAAGCAGCCTGCCAGATGGACCACAACGACCGACTCCAGGATGAGGGACAGAAAGCAACTGATGGCATGCATAGGAGGCACATTAGATTTAAGCAAGCCGCTTATCTATGTGACCACAAAAATCGGAAGGATAACTGGAATAGACCCGAAAATAAAAGAAAGGAAATCATGGATTATTGTTGCTGGAAGGAAAATGATATGGAACTATTGGATATGGAAATGTGTTGTATGAAATCGAAAAGATTAATGAGTTGTATGTGGGAAATGAAGGTACCtgattattgtttattaagAAATTGTATGATGAAATGGAGAAGAAATGTTTTAATGTGCTGTATTATGTTTATTATCAGCGTGGCTGCGGTATTAATGAAAGGTTGTGATATTGATATGATGTTATTGTTAAAGATTGTGATGCTgttattgagaaaatttattgataaagtGAAGATtagtaatttgatattttttattattattgtaagcatGATGGGaaaatataaatggaaaacCGGTATAAGTTGGTGTAGTAAACATGATTGGAAAGCAATGAGGGAATGCGATTGGAAAAAACTGATGAATGGTGGTAttaaaacaaacaaattaaataattacAATCATAGAGTAAAAGGAACAAGGCAGATAAATATTTTGAACCGATACCTGAAATACCGGggcttcaaatttatgaaaaagaattatcaaataGGAACAAGCTTACCCAAATAATACCGAATGAGGGACAGCAAAAtggaaatttaattcaacttcATTAAATAATAGCCAAGCTTCATATGTCAACGATATTATACACACTGGATTTCATCTTAGCGGTTGTGATTGTctccaacaacaacaacataGCACCTAACCTATTTCATGTAACCGGTTCAATCAGTCATTGTCGAAATTATAAATATACTCAATAAACATTTGAAGCATCACAGGCAAATTGAAAGCATCATCTAAATTCACCAGTTTATTTAGTAtgcaaacaaaattaaattatcaattttagatCGTCAACAAAGATCCAGTTTGCAGTATCAGCCTAGCTAACCTAAGAAAAGGTACAACAGCTACGGATGTAAACAAGCGCAACGAAAGGATAAATAAACATTAGTGGTCAGCGAGATAAGTAGGCATCAATTCAACTAGAGACGATAAAGAaagtaaacaattttttatctctGTAATACTCACTGtgtaaatattatgatattttgcCCACAACGAGGCGAGGTCGAGTTCCAACTCAAACCAAAACAAAGCTCCATGGATATTGTtacagacctggaaaaggaaattattattaaaaatgaagcCGGATAAATTTGTCCAATTAAGAATCTGTGCACAAATTGCGTACATTTTATTAAGTGtaatattgagaatattaaATTAAGCATTTGGCCTGAATGCACAGGAAATCGTTTCGAGattataaaaatcaacaatcagCTGTGAGCGAAAGAACACATCAAGCAAAAGTGCCAACTTCACAAATgccaaaaattgtaaaattgttcGAGGAGATATTGTATTCATAAATGTATGTCATGTAAAAAACCAATGagaaaaaccaaaaataattttatgtttattataatatgtCTATTTTATGTTATTGCATGGAAAAAGAATTAGATATCGACCCATAACCTCAAAGATATGAAGTAATAgatcaaaattatgaaaaagtattgATTCGTCTAGTCTGTACCAAATTTAAGCATATTATACCTACTGATTAATATAAAGTTAGCCAaatttaaatgttataaacGTTCTATGTCTATTTTTGTGTAAGAGTCATCCAGGACAGGCGGTATCTAATGAAAACATCAACTCAGTACACATGATTGCTCGAAAGAAGAGTAGCCGGAAGTTAGCTACCCGATGTCGACTAACTGTTGAAGTCACATCTATGTTTTAAACATTGCATTGCATGGCGAAATGCCAAAAATCTATACTTTGAGGTAAATGAATCACTGTATCGTTTACACTCACCTTTGTAAAGAGATCAACCTGAAAAAATCAGCTTGACTCTATCTAATTCATAGGAGACTAGAGGGACAGACCTCACTCCTAAAGGTTACTACCAATGGCCTGCGTGCCATTAAGGGGTACCTTATCACCTTAAGTTGCACCGGATGAGTCTGCGCACCATCTAGGGCACTTTGAACCCGTTTTGTGTTCGATGAACCAAAAATTTGCTCAGTTAATTGAGACCCGCTACGTAAGATAGCAGATACCGAGTCAATCATTTGGTACTTGAGTAAATCGAGCCTGTGCGCTCATAGATCCTGTTCCTGTATCATAAACCCGCCGACTCAATTTAGAGGGACTTTTTTGTGATGTACCAATGATCGTACAGccctcaaaatacaaaataaatttgttcataggctagtacaagaacggaatagcttctatcaccgtagaaacatataatcttatctgaggtcgATAGACGATCGCTATCTAACTTACCaggcaagaaataaataaatctgtaattgtatgccttccaaaattagtcaatggaaaaaaccatatatgtttatatgccaATGGATTAGAATGgtaaagttatatttgaaggttagtttcgAAATGTAAACATAACCCCGAAACAAACCAAGGCCAGCTCAgtaacaagtagcaaattgagaaggcagttcaactaaacatcgatcaaagaaataatatattattaaacttttcattttatactttcgtttctaggccaaataagcccgaatatttatttatttaaactacaaagaaaaatatacttgttgaaaatatatgaacaaactagcttagccatatataacgtttgagggtcgatatactagcgtataaaaaacaatataaacaaaaaaaataggaagaaatatttatttattatgttattcgttattgttataaacatatatatcttTGTCTACTGTATCTTATACTAGCATGTCTATGTTTTATAATCATTAGCTGTTCATTGAAACCAATTTAAAAGTATATCATCATAgacaaattctattatttatgtattattataattataaaaaaaaaactatataataatttggaacaacttcGAACCAGGAATTTCACCATatttaaagctttaaagttggacacagtgacaccacccattcggcgtattggttacgtcacaggatcggaccaatcccgaattaatatgtaaatttggcaagataaaatttggagaagaaattgaagtgaaaattggaagaggaagactcgaggccattttgcaaggatcatcggtaggatgcagacctagtccacgtacctaattgtttaaaagctttaatttctgtttcatgtaacttaatcttcgttttctgttttttaaaaagttgttccaaagttcctataataattgtgatatcaagattttaaatttcatttaaataaacccctaaattatatcagtgaagtctgttcaacatttttcgccacgtggaaggacccagccggaacgatatattctacggccgaatatatttcgaaaaaccaaaaaacggaaacaaaagtctacgtaagttgttcgaatataaaaggggatccccataaatctgcgaaaattgtacagcgcataaattcgttcagttagaaaagtcatgactatagttttaagggtacaaaaacttatcataattaatttttataatattaaatacatttaactatccacgctgtacttagctaaaaggtctattttccttaggcgaaaccacaccctgagaataatttcaattattaatttattctattttctgaatcactatttcatattaacttgttttttcttgttgaactaattcagtttatgaccctttccaagggctattatccatttcattttgtttaattgaagaataccgaactttctatataatatttataaattaaagattcaaatctactatcaaccaatatttattttgtatctatcgaaaattattattcacataatttgttcattaatttattccatatttgctgtaacagtttatctatcaga
The DNA window shown above is from Nilaparvata lugens isolate BPH unplaced genomic scaffold, ASM1435652v1 scaffold5286, whole genome shotgun sequence and carries:
- the LOC120355931 gene encoding RNA-binding protein 25-like translates to MEDSNPNSDVSYPVALPSGPSAQADAAIVDDAPSSTPTPVDDEAETPRSREPGSISSMGFNTNNLGQHSSTQLELQDVPTASPPYAAPSIPANKEKTLFEDTRGPLSIALANSTLATNEQLIFEIDERWKKDQKIRQEERDQDRAEQREKERKQQEERDKDRAEQREKERKQQEERDKDREERNRDREEQREKERKQQEERDKDRAEQREKERKQQEERDKDREERREEYRQFFAYMDSKTTAILGQVDQRIAEQAQEIKDKITDDLNIRMDEMSLNMESKLTELNTSLRVDITNETQKLEKRMTEKIVDQIKVTEEQTRAHLQIELKNHHTKCESGRQHLEQELKTAIRAVSTSVDLVSLKIEQNAENQLTLESRIDHLSDQQKNLSDKVNSMQDGIQEQKTQFERRMAATDSKIMHLESRMTLAPNLNGSCTPADNSSMLSLVNNLEKFNNTPQSIQPKPFINQLKSIHQLVPTPWPIWRLKLTALLSGEPLLFFHNCAQEIKTFEEFEKVFLEKYWSAGRQQGLLAEIVSSQYDTRVDNSYTTFITRLRYLNTQLDNSVPEPVLVRLIIDKMPRYIRLALATHQVTSFKELENYLHCLQTVDDKPQGRNRQSDFRQNDHAPNQHPLATVSPNYAPHRKPDNREEYQVTSSSHGHRNPNRPPQTYNNNQRNFNSTYNNPSHYDGRDQIQRRSNNNNPNQQHRRENIINTDRTQQKPQYKEASGGQVSKPGPSNQSNSPNS